A window from Athalia rosae chromosome 5, iyAthRosa1.1, whole genome shotgun sequence encodes these proteins:
- the LOC105694123 gene encoding ubiquitin carboxyl-terminal hydrolase 46 isoform X2, whose amino-acid sequence MGANISQLERDIGSDQFPPNEHYFGLVNFGNTCYSNSVLQALYFCRPFREKVLEYKARNKRTKETLLTCLADLFYSIATQKKKVGSIAPKKFIARLRKEKEEFDNYMQQDAHEFLNFLINHINEIILAERNQSRLAGGKGGAGDPGSLPEPTWVHEIFQGILTSETRCLNCETVSSKDEDFFDLQVDVDQNTSITHCLKCFSNTETLCSDNKFKCDHCSSYQEAQKRMRVKKLPMILALHLKRFKYVEQYNRHIKVSHRVVFPLELRLFNTSDDAVNPDRLYDLVAVVIHCGSGPNRGHYISIVKSHGFWLLFDDDMVDKIDAATIEDFYGLTSDIQKSSETGYILFYQSRDCS is encoded by the exons ATG GGTGCGAATATATCACAATTAGAACGAGATATCGGCTCTGATCAATTTCCTCCCAACGAGCATTATTTTGGCTTAGTAAAT ttTGGAAATACATGCTACAGTAATTCCGTGCTGCAGGCTTTGTATTTTTGTCGTCCATTCAGAGAGAAAGTGTTAGAATACAAGGCCCGAAACAAGCGAACCAAAGAAACATTGCTAACATGTTTAGCAGATCTCTTCTACAGTATTGCcacccagaaaaaaaaagttggatcAATCGctccaaaaaaatttattgctagattgagaaaagaaaaag AGGAATTTGACAACTACATGCAACAAGATGCTCACGAGTTCCTTAATTTTCTGATAAATCACATCAATGAAATCATACTTG CTGAACGAAACCAAAGTAGGCTTGCTGGTGGAAAAGGTGGAGCTGGGGATCCAGGATCCCTACCAGAGCCAACATGGGTGCATGAGATTTTCCAGGGTATTTTAACATCGGAAACTCGTTGTCTGAATTGCGAGACAGTGTCAAGTAAAGATGAGGATTTCTTTGATCTGCAAGTGGATGTTGATCAAAACACTTCAATCACTCATTGCCTGAAATGTTTCTCTAATACCGAGACTTTGTGCAGTGACAATAAATTCAAGTGTGATCATTGTAGTAGTTATCAGGAGGCTCAG aaACGCATGAGGGTGAAAAAGCTTCCAATGATATTGGCTTTGCATTTGAAAAGATTCAAATACGTAGAACAATATAATCGACACATTAAAGTTTCTCACAGAGTAGTCTTCCCGTTGGAGCTAAGGCTCTTCAACACT AGCGACGATGCTGTGAATCCAGATAGATTGTACGATCTAGTAGCTGTGGTAATACATTGCGGCAGTGGTCCCAACAGGGGCCATTATATTTCTATTGTTAAGAGCCATGGATTTTGGCTCCTTTTTGACGATGATATGGTAGAT AAAATAGATGCTGCAACGATAGAAGATTTTTATGGGCTCACATCCGACATCCAAAAAAGCTCGGAGACGGGCTATATATTGTTTTATCAATCGAGAGATTGTAGCTAG
- the LOC105694123 gene encoding ubiquitin carboxyl-terminal hydrolase 46 isoform X1 translates to MGANISQLERDIGSDQFPPNEHYFGLVNFGNTCYSNSVLQALYFCRPFREKVLEYKARNKRTKETLLTCLADLFYSIATQKKKVGSIAPKKFIARLRKEKEEFDNYMQQDAHEFLNFLINHINEIILAERNQSRLAGGKGGAGDPGSLPEPTWVHEIFQGILTSETRCLNCETVSSKDEDFFDLQVDVDQNTSITHCLKCFSNTETLCSDNKFKCDHCSSYQEAQKRMRVKKLPMILALHLKRFKYVEQYNRHIKVSHRVVFPLELRLFNTVSKRVCKSNICISCTIRRIPSLQSDDAVNPDRLYDLVAVVIHCGSGPNRGHYISIVKSHGFWLLFDDDMVDKIDAATIEDFYGLTSDIQKSSETGYILFYQSRDCS, encoded by the exons ATG GGTGCGAATATATCACAATTAGAACGAGATATCGGCTCTGATCAATTTCCTCCCAACGAGCATTATTTTGGCTTAGTAAAT ttTGGAAATACATGCTACAGTAATTCCGTGCTGCAGGCTTTGTATTTTTGTCGTCCATTCAGAGAGAAAGTGTTAGAATACAAGGCCCGAAACAAGCGAACCAAAGAAACATTGCTAACATGTTTAGCAGATCTCTTCTACAGTATTGCcacccagaaaaaaaaagttggatcAATCGctccaaaaaaatttattgctagattgagaaaagaaaaag AGGAATTTGACAACTACATGCAACAAGATGCTCACGAGTTCCTTAATTTTCTGATAAATCACATCAATGAAATCATACTTG CTGAACGAAACCAAAGTAGGCTTGCTGGTGGAAAAGGTGGAGCTGGGGATCCAGGATCCCTACCAGAGCCAACATGGGTGCATGAGATTTTCCAGGGTATTTTAACATCGGAAACTCGTTGTCTGAATTGCGAGACAGTGTCAAGTAAAGATGAGGATTTCTTTGATCTGCAAGTGGATGTTGATCAAAACACTTCAATCACTCATTGCCTGAAATGTTTCTCTAATACCGAGACTTTGTGCAGTGACAATAAATTCAAGTGTGATCATTGTAGTAGTTATCAGGAGGCTCAG aaACGCATGAGGGTGAAAAAGCTTCCAATGATATTGGCTTTGCATTTGAAAAGATTCAAATACGTAGAACAATATAATCGACACATTAAAGTTTCTCACAGAGTAGTCTTCCCGTTGGAGCTAAGGCTCTTCAACACTGTGAGTAAAAGAGTATGTAAatctaatatatgtatatcgtgtaCTATTCGAAGAATTCCTTCATTACAGAGCGACGATGCTGTGAATCCAGATAGATTGTACGATCTAGTAGCTGTGGTAATACATTGCGGCAGTGGTCCCAACAGGGGCCATTATATTTCTATTGTTAAGAGCCATGGATTTTGGCTCCTTTTTGACGATGATATGGTAGAT AAAATAGATGCTGCAACGATAGAAGATTTTTATGGGCTCACATCCGACATCCAAAAAAGCTCGGAGACGGGCTATATATTGTTTTATCAATCGAGAGATTGTAGCTAG
- the LOC105694122 gene encoding lipoyl synthase 1, mitochondrial, which produces MLRLVRASYLKSSGAVYFRTNCMKCKEDGRTEFSVKLADGPSLDDFVLGTKEPYEGKLKLEKGEKTRLRLPPWLKTEIPIGTNYSQLKSQLRKLNLSTVCEEARCPNIGECWGGGEHGTATATIMLMGDTCTRGCRFCSVKTSRAPQPPNRDEPVNTATAIADWGLDYVVLTSVDRDDMADGGAGHIAATVVEIKKRRADILVECLVPDFRGDQESIRKIVESKLDVFAHNIETVERLTPYVRDRRAHYRQSLSVLEGAKKCNPNLITKSSIMLGLGEMDQEIEQAMRDLRTAGVDALTLGQYMQPTKRHLKVVEYVTPEQFRIWENIGNELGFLYTASGPLVRSSYKAGEFFLTNILKSRRANDVQKNAST; this is translated from the exons atgttgagattagtACGTGCCTCGTACCTGAAAAGTTCTGGAGCGGTATATTTTCGTACGAAT TGTATGAAATGTAAAGAGGACGGTAGGACTGAATTTTCTGTAAAGTTGGCCGATGGGCCATCGCTTGATGATTTTGTTTTGGGAACCAAAGAGCCTTATGAGGGcaaattgaaattagaaaagGGTGAAAAGACTCGCCTCCGCCTTCCGCCGTGGTTGAAAACAGAAATCCCCATAGGTACAAATTACAGCCAGCTAAAATCACAACTACGAAAGCTGAACTTAAGCACTGTATGTGAAGAGGCACGATGCCCTAATATTGGAGAATGTTGGGGAGGAGGTGAACATGGCACTGCAACTGCTACTATCATG TTAATGGGAGATACCTGCACCCGAGGTTGTCGGTTTTGTTCTGTAAAAACTTCTAGAGCCCCGCAACCCCCAAATCGGGATGAACCAGTTAATACTGCAACTGCTATTGCAGATTGGGGATTGGACTATGTTGTTTTGACATCGGTTGATCGAGATG atatGGCAGATGGAGGAGCAGGTCACATAGCTGCCACTGTtgtagaaatcaaaaaaag ACGGGCAGATATACTTGTGGAATGTTTGGTTCCTGACTTCAGAGGAGATCAAGAATCCATCAGGAAGATTGTGGAATCAAAATTAGATGTGTTTGCCCACAATATCGAAACTGTGGAACGACTTACACCTTACGTTCGAGACAGGCGAGCTCACTATAG ACAGTCGCTGAGTGTTCTAGAAGGTGCTAAAAAGTGCAACCCTAACTTGATAACCAAATCTTCAATCATGTTGGGATTGGGTGAGAtggatcaagaaattgaaCAAGCTATGAGAGATTTGCGTACAGCTGGAGTTGATGCTCTGACTCTTGGGCAATACATGCAACCAACAAAACGTCATTTGAAAGTTGTAGAATATGTCACACCGGAGCAATTTAGAATATGGGAAAACATAGGAAATGAATTGGGTTTTCTGTACACCGCAAGTGGTCCATTAGTACGTTCTTCGTATAAGGctggggaattttttttgacgaATATCTTGAAGTCACGACGGGCGAATGATGTTCAAAAAAATGCATCAACGTAG
- the LOC105694128 gene encoding proteasome subunit alpha type-1 produces MFRNQYDSDVTVWSPQGRLHQVEYAMEAVKQGSATVGLKNKTHAVLIALKRASSELSAYQEKIIPIDSHMGITLAGLTADARMLSRYMRTECLNYKYSHDSVLPVSRLISALGNKMQTCTQRYDRRPYGVGLLVAGYDDQGPHIFQTCPSANYYNCKAMALGSRSQSARTYLEKHLSEFLSCDLDEIVKHGLRALRDTLPNEVDLTIKNVSIGIVGKEIPFKILDQAATAVYLSAIEGDEKRLRGPGGVPDQDGQPPQPPPSDEGPQDPRPAVAMDTE; encoded by the exons atg ttcCGAAATCAGTACGACAGCGATGTGACAGTATGGAGTCCACAAGGCAGATTGCATCAGGTAGAATATGCCATGGAAGCGGTCAAGCAAGGTTCGGCGACAGTAGGGCTCAAAAACAAAACTCATGCCGTCCTGATTGCCTTGAAGAGAGCTTCTTCTGAACTATCTGCGTAccaggaaaaaattattcctatTGATAGTCACATGGGTATCACTCTTGCCGGCCTCACAGCCGACGCTAGAATGTTAAG TCGGTACATGCGAACCGAATGTCTCAACTACAAGTATTCGCACGACTCTGTCCTTCCTGTAAGTCGCTTGATCTCAGCCTTAGGCAATAAGATGCAAACCTGTACACAAAGGTATGACAGACGTCCGTATGGAGTAGGACTACTTGTTGCTGGATATGAT GACCAAGGACCACATATCTTCCAAACGTGTCCATCTGCCAACTACTATAACTGTAAAGCAATGGCCCTTGGATCACGCTCTCAGAGTGCTCGCACATATTTGGAGAAACACCTCTCTGAATTTCTGTCTTGTGATCTGGACGAGATCGTCAAACATGGACTTCGGGCTCTGCGCGACACGTTACCCAATGAAGTTGATCTCACCATCAAG AATGTGTCCATCGGCATTGTTGGAAAAGAGATCCCATTCAAAATTCTTGATCAAGCTGCGACAGCGGTCTACTTATCTGCAATTGAGGGAGATGAAAAACGATTGAGAGGCCCTGGTGGTGTGCCGGATCAAGATGGCCAACCCCCTCAACCACCTCCATCCGATGAGGGACCACAAGACCCCCGACCAGCCGTAGCCATGGACACGGAGTGA
- the LOC105694130 gene encoding caltractin, which produces MSSTYKKQINSGTRKKTTPKFELTEEQKADIKEAFDLFDPDGTGKIATKELKVAIRALGFEPKKEEIKKLIADVDPDGLGKLSFEEFLNLMSVKMAEKDSKEEILKAFRLFDDDDTGKISFRNLKRVARELGENLTDEELQEMIDEADRDGDGEISQEEFLRIMKKTCLY; this is translated from the exons ATG AGCTCCACGTATAAGAAACAAATCAACAGTGGTACACGCAAGAAGACTACACCAAAATTCGAACTGACCGAAGAACAAAAAGCTGATATCAAAGAGGCATTTGATCTATTTGATCCTGATGGCACGGGAAAGATTGCTACTAAAGAATTAAAAGTGGCGATTAGAGCCTTGGGTTTTGAGCCCAAGAAAgaagagattaaaaaattgatagctGATGTCGACCCGGATGGTCttggaaaattatcatttgaagaatttttaaaccTCATGTCAGTGAAAATGGCAGAGAAGGATTCCAAAGAGGAAATATTGAAggcttttcgtttatttgatgatgatgatacaggtaaaatatcattcagaaatttgaaaagagtTGCACGAGAGCTTGGAGAGAATTTGACAGATGAAGAACTCCAAGAAATGATAGATGAGGCGGATCGGGATGGAGATGGAGAAATATCACAAGAAGAATTTCTGCGTATAATGAAAAAGACCTGTTTATATTAA
- the LOC105694127 gene encoding exosome complex component RRP43-like, which produces MASQYKTIHPVKYLRDYLVQDIRPDGRQFLRFRPVSVNVGALTQADSSAIFKIGSTTVVCGIKAELAAPRPDAPNSGYFIPNVELSPLCSLKFRPGPPSDQAQVASKMVDDILRNSAALDLTELCICSDKLVWVLYCDLICIDYDGSVTDACVGALMAALKTLTLPEVQFNPETAAVVVNKINRKTFSLKSLPVSTTFAIYDDHLLIADPTDEEETLSKGKLCFVMDREVLCGLYKPGGISIPQDLLFKGLSRSKKRAELIRKLIEAATTPSERSQHIH; this is translated from the exons ATGGCATCTCAGTACAA GACTATTCATCCTGTAAAGTACTTGCGAGATTATCTT GTGCAAGATATCAGACCAGACGGCAGACAGTTTTTACGGTTCAGACCAGTGAGCGTCAATGTAGGTGCTCTCACTCAGGCGGATAGCTCGGCTATTTTCAAGATTGGTAGTACAACCGTGGTGTGTGGGATCAAAGCT GAATTGGCAGCTCCAAGACCTGATGCTCCAAATTCTGGCTACTTTATACCAAATGTCGAGCTTTCCCCATTGTGCTCTTTGAAATTCCGACCTGGACCGCCAAGTGATCAGGCTCAGGTGGCATCCAAAATGGTGGATGATATTCTGAGGAATTCAGCTGCTCTGGATTTAACAGAACTATGCATATGCAGCGATAAACTAGTCTGGGTACTTTATTGCGATTTAATATGCATCGATTATGATGGATCTGTTACCGATGCGTGTGTTGGTGCTTTAATGGCTGCCTTGAAAACTT TAACTTTACCAGAGGTTCAGTTTAATCCTGAAACTGCAGCCGTAGTTGTAAACAAAATCaatagaaaaactttttctcttaAAAGTTTACCAGTCTCAACCACATTCGCAATATACGATGA TCATCTTCTCATTGCTGACCCAACTGATGAAGAAGAGACTTTATCCAAGGGAAAACTATGTTTTGTAATGGATCGGGAAGTCCTATGTGGACTCTATAAGCCAG GTGGGATATCAATTCCTCAAGATCTGCTGTTTAAAGGTCTTTCAAGATCTAAAAAGAGAGCGGAGCTTATAAGAAAACTCATAGAAGCTGCAACGACACCTTCAGAAAGATCGCAACATATTCATTAA
- the LOC105694129 gene encoding signal peptidase complex subunit 3: MHSVLTRGNAILAYTLSVSACLTFCCFLSTVFIDYRTPTNLNTVKVVVKNVPDYSASREKNDLGFLTFDLQTDLTPLFNWNVKQLFLYLTAEYRTANNEINQVVLWDKIVLRGDNAVLDFKNTNTKYYFWDDGNGLRGNKNVTLTLSWNIIPNAGLLPSVAAPGSHTFAFPSEYTITRV; encoded by the exons ATGCATTCAGTTTTAACTCGTGGAAATGCCATCCTGGCGTACACTTTGAGTGTATCAGCCTGCCTAACGTTTTGCTGCTTTCTTTCCACTGTTTTTATTGACTACAGAACTCCCACAAATTTGAATACGGTCAAAGTTGTTGT CAAAAATGTACCAGATTACAGTGcttcaagagaaaaaaatgatcttgGATTCTTAACATTCGATTTGCAAACTG ATCTCACTCCTCTGTTTAACTGGAATGTTAAACAGTTGTTTCTGTATCTTACTGCAGAATATCGAACTGCCAATAACGAAATTAATCAG GTAGTATTGTGGGACAAGATAGTCCTGCGCGGCGATAACGCTGTACTTGActtcaaaaacacaaatacCAAATATTACTTTTGGGACGATGGCAACGGCCTCAG gGGTAACAAGAATGTGACACTGACATTATCGTGGAATATTATTCCAAATGCTGGGCTGCTACCAAGTGTAGCTGCTCCTGGATCTCATACATTTGCTTTTCCATCTGAGTATACGATTACCCGTGTATAG
- the LOC105694126 gene encoding zinc finger protein 330 homolog — MPKKKTGQRKKAEKQKLRQKEIRTAKGQIDLAKFPCNAIMECDKCNRKQKSRAFCYFCQNVQRLPICAHCGKVKCMLKTGDCVIRHAGVFTTGLGMVGAICDHCEAWVCHGRRCLTSHACSCPLMDAVCQECERGVWDHGGRIFKCCFCDCFLCEDDQFEHQASCQVLESESFKCQSCNKLGQYSCLRCKTCYCEDHVRRKGFKYEKNKPIPCPKCGYETSQTKDLSMSTRSHKFGRQNQGGTYDSDEEGNGYGYYGSTAHSYGDEVEDDDDDEENDTSGEDEEEDEDEDEDESSNDDEENTPQSDSKGVTSDQKGSS; from the exons ATGCCGAAGAAGAAGACAGGTCAAaggaaaaaagcagaaaaacaaaaactgcgACAGAAGGAAATTCGTACTGCTAAAGGTCAAATTGATTTGGCAAAATTTCCTTGCAATGCAATAATG GAATGTGACAAGTGCAATAGGAAGCAAAAGAGTAGAGCATTTTGTTACTTCTGCCAGAACGTTCAGCGTCTACCCATATGTGCTCATTGTGGCAAAGTGAAATGCATGTTGAAAACCGGAGATTGCGTTATTCGACATGCAGGCGTATTCACTACAGGCCTCGGTATGGTG GGTGCAATATGTGATCATTGTGAAGCATGGGTATGCCATGGACGTCGATGTCTCACCTCTCACGCCTGTAGCTGTCCACTGATGGATGCAGTCTGTCAAGAATGTGAGAGAGGTGTTTGGGACCATGGAGGCAGGATATTTAAATGCTGCTTCTGCGACTGCTTTTTATGTGAAGACGACCAATTTGAGCATCAAGCGTCATGCCAAGTTTTGGAATCGGAAAGCTTCAAAT GCCAGTCCTGTAACAAACTCGGTCAATACTCTTGCTTAAGATGTAAGACGTGTTACTGCGAGGATCACGTTCGTAGGAAAGGTTTCAAGTATGAAAAGAACAAACCAATTCCTTGTCCAAAATGTGGATATGAAACTTCTCAGACCAAGGATCTTAGTATGTCCA CAAGAAGCCATAAATTCGGTCGACAAAATCAAGGGGGAACTTATGATTCTGACGAAGAGGGCAATGGATATGGTTACTATG GTAGTACAGCTCATAGCTACGGAGATGAAGTTgaggatgacgatgatgacgaggAGAATGATACTTCTGGAGAAGATGAAgaggaagatgaagatgaagatgaagatgagaGCTCAAATGATGACGAAGAAAATACTCCTCAGTCTGATTCCAAAGGCGTTACATCTGATCAAAAAGGCAGCAGTTAG